The Methanosarcinales archaeon genome segment ATCAGGTCTTACTATTTCCGTCTACATAGAATATCCTGTCAGGATTTAAAGCTCCTAATCCGATAACTTTAGCTTCATTTGAATTCATAGACAGTATTACATCCAGCGTTGGCATCTATAAAACTTTATATATAATACAGGATTGAAAAACTCAATAATGTGATATTCATGAACCGGCAACAAATTGTCCCGCTTATAGAAGATCCTGTGGGGATTTTATCGAAAATTCCTATGGATATTTTGGAAAGGGTGTATGCAGGAACATCTACAAAAGAGGATGCACTGGTATTAATTCAATGTGAACCCCAGGTTATTTTTAAGTTTGCTGATTATTTAAGAACCGATCTGGTCGGTAATGTTGTTACTTATATTGTAAATAGGAATATCAATTTTTCAGATCAGTGTATAGGAACCTGTAGTTTCTGTGCTTTTAAAGACTATTCCGGATTCAGATTAACTACCCAGGAAATTGTGGAAAAATCAACAAAAGCCATCTTACAGGGAGCAACTGAGGTCTGCATCCAGGGGGCGCTGATGGATGATATGTTCCTTGAGGATTATTGTGAGATTCTTGAAGGTATTAAATCCAGGTTTCCTCAATTACACATACATGCTTTTTCTCCAATGGAAGTGTTTCACATGTCACGTAACAGCGGCATTAAGGTTGAAGAAGCTCTGGAAGTATTGAAACATGCAGGATTAGATACCATGCCTGGTACTGCTGCTGAAATACTGTCTGATAGGGTACGAAGGGAAATATGTCCTGAAAAGATTACATCGTCCCAGTGGATAGATGTGGTCAGAGCCGCCC includes the following:
- the cofH gene encoding 5-amino-6-(D-ribitylamino)uracil--L-tyrosine 4-hydroxyphenyl transferase CofH; the encoded protein is MLSKIPMDILERVYAGTSTKEDALVLIQCEPQVIFKFADYLRTDLVGNVVTYIVNRNINFSDQCIGTCSFCAFKDYSGFRLTTQEIVEKSTKAILQGATEVCIQGALMDDMFLEDYCEILEGIKSRFPQLHIHAFSPMEVFHMSRNSGIKVEEALEVLKHAGLDTMPGTAAEILSDRVRREICPEKITSSQWIDVVRAAHNTGIPSTATMMYGHIETMEERIEHILLIRDLQIETGGFTEFVPLPFMPYNNPLGERLLAEGQYATTGVEDLMVHALARILLYPYVKNIQASWVKLGKKLAQYALFCGVNDLGGTLMEEKISKSAGAVNGEYMPPDEFEWIIKGAGKEPVQRDTMYRRVTST